The DNA sequence TGCACATTTCTTCTCAGGGTTGTTAACAAGCAATGCTATTCTTCTTATCAAAATTGGATTGATATAAGAAGGTGCTGGATATCCAAATAGAGTTGGCTGAAGTTTAAAATCACTGAAGGAAATTCTGTACATAATGTTATTATGTCCCTGAAGTTTATTACCTTTCAAAAGCAGTCGTTAAAGTGGATTTAGATATATGGGAAGACCAGCAGAGCATTAAGTACTCTTCGAAACTTCTAAAGAGGATTGGTTACTGATGATATTAAGGTGTGAATGAGAAGATAGAGTCGGTAATCTAGAAGTGAAGGAGAATACTTGACCAATGAATATTCCTttcttattttggtttttttttttctattttattttgaattagTTTGCGCATTTGGATCCCCTTTTCGTTATGAAACTGTGAACTTCATTCGATTTCTGTCAGTTAATTCAGTTAGACAGAAAGCAATGATAAATGTTATAAAACTTGAATGCAGTTAAAATAGCAGCGCGGGGCTCTGTAACTAGTTCCAATATAATTTCAGTAGCTGACATGATTTGGTAGCTGGACTGTAATAAGGTGATTATTGTGATAGGGGAAACTTCAACATCCAGACTATATAAGTAAACATTGATCAGCACCTAATCGTCACCTATGGAAAATTAAACCGTTCTACAACATCAATAACGGGCTAATCATTAATAAGGCCATTGGTTAGCAATGCATGATTAGCAATGAATCATGTGGAGAAAGAACCAAAAAATAGCAAGCTAGGCCTAGCCGCATCAATATAGATTCCCGCTAATATGTAAAAGGATCAAGGCCTCACCTCACTTGATTTCCCTCAGTCACCTTGTAGTTCAATGGCAGCCTCTAATTACTCTTGTCGCCGTCAGCCGCCATCTTTGTTCCTGTTCTGCATTTTGATGACTAGGACAAGGTGATGGATACAAGGATGGAGCATTGTAGAGGGCTGCATCCCCATCTTTTCATCTGTGTGAACTCCAGTGATGGAGAAGCTACTACTAGTCTACCACAGCTGGGGTATTGTCACCCGCAGAATAACCAACATCAAGCTCTCAAAATATTTGGCTGGACAAGGTGATAGATACTAGGATGGAGCAATGCAGCCCAGGCagatttttcccaattttttttcACTAATAAGGTAATTAGCCAATTTTACACCAATAAGAGACAGAAAGAAGGGTAGTTAGCCCATGTAAACCTCACCACCTTCTTAGTCTTCTGTATTTTTTGGGACAAGCACCACCCTCTTTGTCTGaattcttttatattttttttgttctatgTTGATATTTACTTTCACTGTATTCAACATCGAGGTTGAAGAACATAGTAGAATTTTTTAGGAGTTTTGATTAGAAAGCAGAGTTCTCTCAATCAAAGGACAGAAGATCGGGTTATATGAGTTTTTGACtgtctttttcattttcttatgaTATCTTCATAAATGTAGTAACTTTCTTTACCAAACGAGGGTGATAGTCTTGGTCTTCTAAGCTTGCATTGGCAGTACGTCTTCATGACTTCATCAATTACTAATGATAAAAACGAAACGGTATCAACGaaggggtaaagctatggtatgttaacaattctcatacatcaactatttttaccactttaaggactcatattaccactttaaggactaatattactatttaactcatatggtaaactaagaaaatttaccaaattaaagactcatgttaccaatttgaggactaatattactattttgaagaCTCCTGTGGTAACTAAGtaaatttaccactttgaggactcattttaccacttttaaggcaattgtatgtatgtcatacattaacacattgtagaatttttctCAACGAAACACTAAGTatgctaataaaaaaaaaaaaaaaaaaacaagtaccAAGTATAAAACTCTGGAATGAACATATTTTGGTTTGCATACTTCCTTGTCTGAAATTTGAAAGAATCAAGGTAATTCATGTTTTGAATATGGAATCGTGGCAGCGGCGAAATCCAATGTTGATGTAGTTTTCTTATTCACAAGATGCAAAGTTGAACATGTTTCCTAAATATAGATGGTAAAGCTAATTATAATCCAAATTAGAGTCAAATTATATTCCTAATTATAATTAGAATCCTAAtcataaaataacatgaacatTGTCTTATCAATGACCATCTATTTAAATAGCAAAAGCTGTGGAAACTTGTTGTATCAATTCATCGACCACCAATTATATCATTGTAACTCCAAAATGGTCAATTACCCTTCAGCTAGTATTCTACTTCTTGTACGTGGCTCTAGTTTGTGTTTCAGGAGTTGCACAAACCAATGGTCATGATATTCACAATGAGAATCTATTTAAATAGCAAAAGCTGTGGAAACTTCTTGTATCAATTCATCGACCAACAATTATATCATTCTACTCCAAAATGGTCAATTACCCTTCAGCTAGTATTCTACTTCTTGTGGCTCTAGTTTGTGTTTCAGGAGTTGCACAAACCAATGGTCATGATATTCACAATGACAATCTATTTAAATAGCAAAAGCTGTGGAAACTTGTTGTATCAATTCATCGACCACCAATTATATCATTCTACTCCAAAATGGCCAAGTACCCTTCAGCTAGTATTCTACTTCTTGTGGCTCTAGTTTCTGTTTCAGGAGTTGCACAAACCAGTGGTCATGATATTCACAATGGTATTTGCAAATCTCTTGTGGAGACACGAGGCTATATTTGCCAAGAACATCAAGTAACAACAGAAGATGGTTACATTCTAGGGTTGCAGAGAATTCCATATGGACGGTCTGGTAGAAATTCAGCCACAGATCAGAAGCCGCCTGTTTTGTTGCAACATGGGCTTATAATGGATGCTGCAGCATGGCTACTCAATCCACCGGATCAGGCTTTGGCGTTCATCTTGGCTGACAAAGGGTTTGATGTATGGCTTGCTAATGCTCGAGGAACGGACTCTAGCCGTGGACACAAATCACTTACTACTAATGATCCTGCTTATTGGGAATGGACATGGGAACAGTTGGCTGCTTATGATCTTCCTGCTTTGTTCAATTATGTGAACAAGCAAACAGGACAGAAGTCACACTATGTTGGTCATTCCTTAGGAACATTGACAATACTAGCTGCCTTGTCCCAACAAAGATTAAGAAACTCATTGAGATCAGCTGCTTTGCTTACCCCAATTGCTTATCTGGGTCAGATATCCACACTGCTTATAAGAGTTGCTACTCAAACATTTTATGCTGAGCAATTCTACATCGTTGGTGTCCGGGAATTTCCTCCGCTACCGCCATTAGAACGAACTCTGCAGACCACTATTTGCATACAACCGGGCGTGGACTGTTCCAACTTTCTGGCTGCTGTAACAGGTCTAAATTGTTGCCTAAATCCTTCAAGTTTAGATCTTTACTATAATCATACACCACAATCCACTTCCACAAAGAATTTCATACATTTGTCTCAGATGATCAGAAGTGGAACCATAAGAATGTTCGATTACACTCTTCCACTCACAAATCTGCAGCACTACAATACGTTTACTCCTCCAGTGTACAACATGGCAAACATTCAGAAAGACATTCCTCTTTTCCTCAGCTATGGAGGGAGAGATGCTCTTTCAGACGTCAACGATGTGAAGACTTTGCTTAATGACCTCAATGATCATGACAAGGACAAGCTTGTCGAGCAATACATAGAGGAGTATGCTCATTATGATTTCATTATGGGTGAGAATGCCCGTCAGAAAGTCTATGATCCTCTGCTCGCATTCTTCAGGCAACACTGAGATAGATATGATACTTGCTTACTTTGTCCTGGCCATCTTTATCTATGCTTGCCTCAGAGTGAGCCAAGATTACCTACGGTAATTTGACCAGCCAGGTTTAGCTAGCTGCTTTGAGTGTGTCGGACAGAGATATTACATGGTTTAGACTATCAGAGAGGTGGTATTATGTTCTAGTTTTTGCTTTTCATATGCCTAGCAATACCAGACCCTTTCCATAACGTTCTTTTCTTAGTCCCTTCTGTTATGTTTATCCATTATATTAACATCAATTTCAGACTGCATGTAGTACTGCAGAATGCAGATTATGTTGCGCAGTGATGTATGTATTAATTCCCAATTGATCATttatgttgaaggatatcgacataatgtgtgcctctacaaactagtgtttagagttgtaataggaaaatgttctaggtattcaattgtattcggattctattacctattgtgtaccttgtaactccctatacacatattatcaataataaacacaatttcaattctcctacaacacgttatcagcacgagttctaaccctagcccaaaagaaaaaaaaaccctacaAAACTCTCTCTCACAGAAATTTGCCGCAGCCTCCCTGCTTGCAGCCCACTGCCGCAAGCGCTGCAGCTCCTTAGCAGCAAGCCTACTGCAGCCCCTGCTGCTCCAGCCCCCCTGCCGCAGCCTCCCTACAGCCTGCCTTCCTGCGCTGCTACCCTTTGCGCCCCCCTACGTGGCTGCTTCCTGCTCGCTGCACACTGCAGCTCTTCGCCCAGCGTCCCCCACAAGCCTCGTCGCTGCCAACCCGCACGCAGCACACCGACAG is a window from the Rosa chinensis cultivar Old Blush chromosome 2, RchiOBHm-V2, whole genome shotgun sequence genome containing:
- the LOC112186820 gene encoding triacylglycerol lipase 2; the protein is MAKYPSASILLLVALVSVSGVAQTSGHDIHNGICKSLVETRGYICQEHQVTTEDGYILGLQRIPYGRSGRNSATDQKPPVLLQHGLIMDAAAWLLNPPDQALAFILADKGFDVWLANARGTDSSRGHKSLTTNDPAYWEWTWEQLAAYDLPALFNYVNKQTGQKSHYVGHSLGTLTILAALSQQRLRNSLRSAALLTPIAYLGQISTLLIRVATQTFYAEQFYIVGVREFPPLPPLERTLQTTICIQPGVDCSNFLAAVTGLNCCLNPSSLDLYYNHTPQSTSTKNFIHLSQMIRSGTIRMFDYTLPLTNLQHYNTFTPPVYNMANIQKDIPLFLSYGGRDALSDVNDVKTLLNDLNDHDKDKLVEQYIEEYAHYDFIMGENARQKVYDPLLAFFRQH